In Huiozyma naganishii CBS 8797 chromosome 5, complete genome, the genomic window AGGCAATTGGACGATCTAACGAACAGGCTTTCTCTGGCTTTATACGAAAGGGATGCCGCAAAGATCGTTGCTGCAAAAGCGCTTCAACAAAAAGATACCAATTCTAGTTTACAAACTTTAAATGTGGGCACGATAAGTGATGATGTCCGCACTGAATTTATCGCGCGTTCTAAGGAGTATATCAACCTGACGAAGCAGCAGACCAAGGCTGATAAATGGAATTGGAACGCAGGGAAGGACATAACACAATGTACAGTTCAAGATTCTTGGGATACGGTATGTCCTCCGTCACTGGAATCTGCAAGAGGAATTCTTGATGGTAGCGAGTGTATCACTGTAGTTGCTGCTGAGGGCAATGCCATTGTAATATCCAACCAGGGGGTTCAAAATATGTCTGTCCCCCCCAATTTGAATTACGCTAAAGCTACAATGATGAATACGGTTCTTTACGCTACTACTGAAGGTGAGATTGGCCGTTTGTCTATAGATACCAATGACGCTGTGAGGTGCAGTATTGAAAGTACAGACGTTTTATCAATGTTCTCGCACGAGTTCATTCTCCCTGACCATTTTATCACTGTCCTTAGAAATGGATCTATCTATCTGACAGGCAGCCGAACGACGACCAGATTATGCCCTGAACTTCCCAAGGCAGAATACCTAGGCGCAGACTTACACAAAGACGGTCTGCTACTAGCGCTGTTTACAGCTGACGAGGTCATTGTTCTGGACATCACCGACACTGGGGCTAGCGTATCGgccagtttcaaagtgggGCAAGACATAAAAAATGCCGGGCCTGTGCAGGGGGTATATTTCCCTACCAATGGGTACTGGCTCATGGTTCATTCGGGCTCAGAGGTTGTCACTTTTGATCTAAGGAAACCACAGTCCACATACGCAGTCAAATCCCTAGCGTTACCTCACGATTCCGCGCTATGGACGGTGCACCATAGCGGCAAGTATCTGTTCGTGCTCAATGGAGAGGAGGGTGTGACCGCATATCAGTACAAGAAAGCATTGAAAGATTGGGAAACACTGTTTCAGTGTCTGCTACCCTCGCACGTGGAGAATGTTGAACATTTCGGGTGCATGAGAGAGAGCGCAGAAATCAGCCTGGTGCTACAATCTCGGCAAAAGGCCTCCTATATAAAGttaaaataataataaaagaTATATTTCTGACGTACTGATTAAACGACACGTCTTTGGCAAGACacccaaaaaaaacagagacGATCAAACGATGCTGGAGTCACTTGCTGCCACCCTGTTGAATCGGGTGCTTGGCTCATACGTGGAGAATTTTGATCCAGCGCAACTAAATGTCGGGATCTGGTCTGGGAATGTGGAGTTGCaagatttgaaattgaGGGGAGACTGTTTGGACTCACTTGAACTACCTTTAGAGGTCGAAAACGGGGTACTGGGGTCTTTAGTACTTAGTGTACCCTGGTCtaatttgaagaacaagcCTGTGAAGATTATTATTAACGACTGTTACCTGCTTGTGAAACCGAGCTTGTTCTCATATAATGAATCTGAAGAGGCTGAAAGAGAGTtaaaattgaaattgaagaagctgaTGCAATGGGAATTGAACAATCAGGCTAGACAAGCCGTTTCTGGTGCAGGTGATGATGCATTGTCAGCGCAGAACGAATCATTCATGCAGTCTCTGATTACGAAGATCGTTGATAACCTGCAAGTCATCATCAAAAATATCCATATAAGGTATGAAGATACAACGTGCGTGTTTTCGAAGacaccagcagcaattGGGTTTACTTTGGCAGAGTTATCTGCAGTCTCGACGAATGAAAATTGGGAACCGAGTTTCATAGAGATTAGACAATCGTTAACCCATAAGCTGCTTACATTGGATTCGTTGGGGGTTTACTGGGACACTGACGCGCGAGAGGTTTTCTGTGCGGAggaggatgatgatgtaACCCAATTCAAGGATAAGTTCAGCAACTTAAAGAACCCCGAGCAATACCTCTTAAAGCCCGTCTCGGGTACAGGGAAATTGAGTATTAATAAACTGGGCACTACTGAGACTCAGTCACATGTATCGTTACAGCTGGCGTGCAAAGAATTTGGGATTGAACTAGATGATAAACAGTACGCAGATCTGTTAACCACAATTTCTAACACACATTTCCAGAAGCAGACTGAGAAATTCAAGACACAGAGACCTACTTTCACGCCTGGAGAAAATCCAAGGAGCTGGTTCCAATACATCGCAAAGTGCGTATTTCATGAAGTTaaacagaaaaacaaaatgtGGACTTGGGATCGCATCAAAACTGTCTGTTCCAGTAGGAGGGAATACGTGAGATTGTggattgaaaaattaaagCTGCCTAATTTGGAGGAAAAGTTACCAAATAAAGATGATGAAACGCGCTTACAACAGTTGCATGAATTATTGAGCTACGAGACAATCATTATTTTTAGAATGCTTGCCAAGAGAGAAAGCGCTAGAATGAAATTAAGTTCGGAAGGTACTTCAACGAAGAAAGACACCGCATCGGTAACTAAGGGATCCCAATCTAAAGCGGCATCCACTCATAAAGGCTGGTTATCTTCTTGGTGGAATTCTGGGAAGGACACACCTACCGTCCAAGATACAGAACTTGTCATGACAAAGGAACAGAGACAAGAACTTTATGATGCCATTGAGTTTAATGAGTTTGAAATGGATAAAGGTATTGTCGATTCGCAAGTTCCAAATCATTACATCACTTGGCATTTGGTTGGTGTTTTAGAAAAGGGTTATCTGGGCTTGAAAAAGGATAATCAAAAGTTGGCGCAGGTCATTTTCCAGCACTGTGAACTGGACTTTTGCAAAAGACCAAACTCCTACTTGGCATCTTTCAACTTGAATCAGTTTAATGTTGAGGATCAAACTGCCAAAAGTTTATACAAGCATATCGTGAGTCCTAAAGCAGTTGATGGTGCTACGAGTGACCGACTTTTCAATATTGAGTACGAATCAAACCCCTTGTCAAATATTGCTGACGCTAGGTTAGATTTAAAGCTGTTGGGTACCACTGTGTTTTATCACGTCTATTTCCTTGCTGAGGTAATGAAGTTCTTTCAACCGAAGCAGCAGCATATGGACACCATAGGAGCCATCATCAGCGCTGCAGGGGCAACTGTGGATGGATGGACAACACAAACCAGAATGGGTATTGAATCTCTACTGGAAGATCATAAAACATTGGCTTTGAATCTTGATTTACAAGCTCCATTGATTATCCTTCCTGTTGATCCCCGTATTTGGGACTCGCCGTGTATTGTTATTGATGCTGGTCATATTTCAATGATAAGTGACGTTGTGCCgaaagaaaagattaaCAGTATCAAGCAACTGTCGGTTCAAGAATATGATAGTATTGATGACAACGAGATTAACAGGCTGATGTTTGATAGGTACCATATTACATCCCAGGATACGCAAATTTTAGTTGGGACAAGCGTAGAGTCCACACTGTCCAGTTTGGCTGATAATGATACTTTTTgtgttttgaacaaaatgCAATTAGACATTACTTTAGATCTTTCTATTTTACCAAAGGCCCATAAGTTACCCAAGATTAAAATTTCAGGTCACTTACCAAAACTTACATTGGCCTACAATGACTATCAGTACAAAATTATAATGGACTTTATAGCGCATTGTGTCCCAGAGTTGGATGACTTTGGTATTGTGGCCCAGCATAGTAACGTCTCTGATGATGTTATggatcaaaaaattgatcaAGCAAGGCTAGCAGAGACTTTGAAACTTATGGGGAATGTCTCAGAGTTAGAGCTTTTACAGAAAAAGCTGAATGTAACTTTTGAGGTTGATGAGATAAAGTTTTCGATGTTGAAGTGCATAGACACACAATCAATGGAATGTAAAAAGCTTGCTGATCTTGCAGGTACAAGGTTCAGGTTCAATTTCGTGAAAACCTTGAAAGGTATGGACCTTGATATTAGTGCACATTCTTTAGACGTCGAAGACTACATTGAGAACAGCTCTGTTTCAGAattcaaaaagttgattTCTTCAGATGTGGAAGGACAtggggaagaagatgatcTTTTTTCGTTACAATATAACAGGACACAGAGAATTGTAACCCATAACTCAACTTACATTGAACTGTTTGATCAGAACTTGGACATTAACATGACCAAACTTAAGTTAGTTATCACGCCAAAGTCCATTTTAACCTTACTCAATTACTCTGTTTTTACCTTTACTACCCCGCAGGTGGAAGAATTGCCTGCAGATGCCTTAAAACACAATGTGGAAGGCAAAGACGATTCTCCTCAAAAGTTAAATTTGAATATCAATATGGAAGGTTTGTTCATAATTTTGAATGATGAAGGCACAAAACTAGCGACACTAGACCTGTCAGCTGGTAAGCTCAGAATATTGCTGTTGCCAGAAAGCATGAAGGTCGATATGACGTTAGATGGGCTAGATCTCACAGATGAGGTGATCCAGAACAGAAGCCGCTGCTCTCCTGTTAGAAAGCTGATTTCCATGGATGGTGACCAATTGATAGAGCTACAATatgaaagttttgattCTGAAACCAACCAGAGAAATTATGATTCCCTGTTCAAGTGTGTAACTGGTTCAATGTTTGTCAATTTTAACGATGCGGCCATAAACAGGATATTAAAATTTGTTTACAagttccaaaaaatgaagtcGTACTTTGACGCTGTTAGACAAGCAGCATATAGTCAAGTTCCTACAATTGAAACGGTAAAAAATATGAAATTAGATGTTCTGATAAAATCACCCATTGTTCAGTTTCCAAAAGAGAGAGACGTCAAACTAAACTTGTCGGACGTGATCAAGTTTTATTTGGGTGAACTTTTTATTCAAAACGAGTTTATCACTGATTCAAATGGTTCAAAACTGAATAGAATCAACGCAGGTTTGAGAGATGGTCAAATCTCATCAAGTTTGTATCTGGAAAACGGGTTAACTCAAGAACTGAGTTTAGCAGAAGGGATGAGCGTTGTCTTCGATATAATGCATAACACGCAGAAAACAGACCTCAACTCCGCGGAATTTGATGTGGATGGTCGTGTTGAAGAGCTGTCACTAAATGTCACTGAATTACAGCTGCAGTATCTGTATCAAATTGTCGATAAGGTATCTCGCACCTTTACGGTAGATGATGTGGAGCCTGTACAGATATCACCACAAGACCTGGACCTAGATATTAATTCTCCCACACCTATTAAGATGCCTTCGGAAAGTATATCAAATACGCCATCCGATAAGGTTCCACCTGAGAGCGGCGCAAAAAGTTGCCATTTGAATCTCTCTTCACCTGGTATATCCCTAACATTGTATGATAATACGTCACAAGTCACTTCGATCGAGGAATCCAGTATCACAAGAGTCACCTTTCAGGATATGGCATGCGTTTACGACGTTCAGAGCGATGGTACCTCCTCAGGTGAAGCTTATATCGCAGCTTTCAAACTGGAAGATACCCGTGAGACGAAGGATAGTAAGTATACTGAACTGATCCCTAAAATGAGCAAAGAAGGAAATCAGTTTTCTGCCGTCCTTTCTAGAAAGTGGATTGAAAGTGGTCTTTTGACAAACTTGTCAGTAACAATCAACAGTCCACGTTTTATCTTGGCAATGGATCATATGATGGCACTAAAAAGATTCTTTGATATCATTTCCGCTCCGAAGACCTCTCTGGAAACGGCTGAAAACACCAAGATTAATCCTGCACCAATGGTTGAAATGAGAGAAGAGCATACCTATAGACTGTTCCAATACTCACTTAATGTTGTTGATTCGGCTTTTTTACTACTGGCCGATCCCTCGGACATCAATACGGAGGCAGTCGTTTTTAGTGTAGGGcaatttttgtttacaGAGCAAAATATTACAACTCTTTCAGCTAACAACATAGGTATGTTTTTGTCGAAGATGAACACTACGGAGGAGCACGTCATTAGATTATTAGATGACTTCTCAACTTCTGTAACAATTGACAAAAGAAATTCTACCAAAGAAAGGTTGCTCACCGATATTCGTGTCTCGCTAGAACCAATCATTATGCGTATCTCTTTGAGAGATATAAGACTGGCAATGTTGATATTTAACCATGCTGTTTCATTGTGGAATGAGTACAACAAGAGCCTTGGACCAGGTGATGAGGATGACCAAAAACCGAAACGACCAGCCatgttttccaaagagttTGAAAGGAAATTGATGAAATACGCACCAACTTTGAATACCATTGAAAGTGTTGAGTCTGATCAAATTAGTGCATATGCCAATGACCCTGATATTCGGTTGAAGGGTGAAACTTTGACTGCCGATTTCGGCGGCTTTAGAATGATTTTACTCGGTGACGTTCATGAAATGCCTATTTTGGATACAAACATCAATTCGTTCACTCTGGGGGCCAAGGACTGGTCTACAGAACTTGATGGGATGACTACAATGGAAACATCTGTAAATATTTTCAATTACTCCAGATCCAGTTGGGAGCCACTAATAGAGCCAACCAACATTTCTTTCCACTTGTCAAAGGGATGGAACGCAAACTCGACCATTGTTTTAGATGCTATAACGAGGGAAGTAACGGAAATTACCTTGTCGTCCCGATCTATTGCTGCCTTATCAAATATTCCTGGTTCGCTTAACAGTGAGCTCCGTTTAACTCCCAGAGGCTCCAAAAAGCCATATATGCTAGTCAATGATGTTGGGTTTGATCTTTTGGTTTGGATCAAAActgaagatgaagaggagaggAAAAACCTCACGACCTTGAAGAATGGAGAAAGTCTTCCTTGGGAGTTTGAAGATTGGATGAGCATTAGACAACGGTTAGGCACGGATAATAAGAAAAGTATTCTGAATGTTGCAGTAGCCAACGAGGCTTACAGTACTGTACTAACCATTGATGCAACTGGTGAAGGTGAAGACCTCTACGTTCTAAAACCTGCTGTAAATCATGTTCACCGAAGGGTAGTTTGCGATTTGAAATGTAGCGAGGATAACGTCAAAGTGATAACTTTTAGATCGACGCTGCTGCTCGAAAACGCCACTTGCACCAGACTCCAAATCAAGGTAGACTCTCCAGAGTGTACATCCCCAACATTTCTGACAATTGAGCCGTCTTCGAGCCATTCGATCCCCGTGGAATATGCGTACAGCTGCAAATTATTCTTCAGGCCTAGTATCGAACCAGACTATGGCTGGTCAGAAGAGGGAGTATCCTGGACTGAGCTTTTGACAAAGCCTGTCTCACTTGAGTGTGTGTCTGGATCATCCTCACTCAGAAAGTTTTATCTCGAGCTGAACGGCAAATATGACTCGAACGAGCCGTTGGCCAAGATTTTCCCTCACATGAAGATTATAATCTCTCCATCACTGATCATTGAAAATATGTTGCCATTCGATATGAACTACAGTATCGTATCCAAAAGGGCTGATATGAAAAACTTCTCTTTATTGAAAAAAGCTGATAAGGTGTCAGTTCATAGCGTTTCCCTAGATGAATTCCTTTTGTTGTCTGTTCAACCTCATATTGAAGGTTGTGATAAATCTAAACCGTCAATTGTGAATACACCAAAGAAAACCTCTTTGCAGCCTGAAAACATTCTTGCGGTCGACATTGGAAATGGTCAGCGGTTGACGTTGATGATAAAATATCAGAGTATTGAAGGGTCTAGGGCAAAAGTACTGAAAATTTATTCACCTTATATTATTCTGAACGGAACCGACAGAGATCTTTACATTGAGGGTGCGAATTTTAACGTTGCTCATTCTAAAGTTCTGATCCAGGAAAAGGATGAAACGAAAAAGTACACTCAACCTT contains:
- the PRP19 gene encoding E3 ubiquitin-protein ligase PRP19 (similar to Saccharomyces cerevisiae PRP19 (YLL036C); ancestral locus Anc_4.18): MLCAISGKPCKHPVVCPASRCIFERDLLLQWLDTHDGKDPITGQVVSKDQLIELKQDPAFANPVNSATLATNYSIPNLLSSLQNEWDAIMLENFELRRQLDDLTNRLSLALYERDAAKIVAAKALQQKDTNSSLQTLNVGTISDDVRTEFIARSKEYINLTKQQTKADKWNWNAGKDITQCTVQDSWDTVCPPSLESARGILDGSECITVVAAEGNAIVISNQGVQNMSVPPNLNYAKATMMNTVLYATTEGEIGRLSIDTNDAVRCSIESTDVLSMFSHEFILPDHFITVLRNGSIYLTGSRTTTRLCPELPKAEYLGADLHKDGLLLALFTADEVIVLDITDTGASVSASFKVGQDIKNAGPVQGVYFPTNGYWLMVHSGSEVVTFDLRKPQSTYAVKSLALPHDSALWTVHHSGKYLFVLNGEEGVTAYQYKKALKDWETLFQCLLPSHVENVEHFGCMRESAEISLVLQSRQKASYIKLK
- the VPS13 gene encoding membrane morphogenesis protein VPS13 (similar to Saccharomyces cerevisiae VPS13 (YLL040C); ancestral locus Anc_4.14) yields the protein MLESLAATLLNRVLGSYVENFDPAQLNVGIWSGNVELQDLKLRGDCLDSLELPLEVENGVLGSLVLSVPWSNLKNKPVKIIINDCYLLVKPSLFSYNESEEAERELKLKLKKLMQWELNNQARQAVSGAGDDALSAQNESFMQSLITKIVDNLQVIIKNIHIRYEDTTCVFSKTPAAIGFTLAELSAVSTNENWEPSFIEIRQSLTHKLLTLDSLGVYWDTDAREVFCAEEDDDVTQFKDKFSNLKNPEQYLLKPVSGTGKLSINKLGTTETQSHVSLQLACKEFGIELDDKQYADLLTTISNTHFQKQTEKFKTQRPTFTPGENPRSWFQYIAKCVFHEVKQKNKMWTWDRIKTVCSSRREYVRLWIEKLKLPNLEEKLPNKDDETRLQQLHELLSYETIIIFRMLAKRESARMKLSSEGTSTKKDTASVTKGSQSKAASTHKGWLSSWWNSGKDTPTVQDTELVMTKEQRQELYDAIEFNEFEMDKGIVDSQVPNHYITWHLVGVLEKGYLGLKKDNQKLAQVIFQHCELDFCKRPNSYLASFNLNQFNVEDQTAKSLYKHIVSPKAVDGATSDRLFNIEYESNPLSNIADARLDLKLLGTTVFYHVYFLAEVMKFFQPKQQHMDTIGAIISAAGATVDGWTTQTRMGIESLLEDHKTLALNLDLQAPLIILPVDPRIWDSPCIVIDAGHISMISDVVPKEKINSIKQLSVQEYDSIDDNEINRLMFDRYHITSQDTQILVGTSVESTLSSLADNDTFCVLNKMQLDITLDLSILPKAHKLPKIKISGHLPKLTLAYNDYQYKIIMDFIAHCVPELDDFGIVAQHSNVSDDVMDQKIDQARLAETLKLMGNVSELELLQKKLNVTFEVDEIKFSMLKCIDTQSMECKKLADLAGTRFRFNFVKTLKGMDLDISAHSLDVEDYIENSSVSEFKKLISSDVEGHGEEDDLFSLQYNRTQRIVTHNSTYIELFDQNLDINMTKLKLVITPKSILTLLNYSVFTFTTPQVEELPADALKHNVEGKDDSPQKLNLNINMEGLFIILNDEGTKLATLDLSAGKLRILLLPESMKVDMTLDGLDLTDEVIQNRSRCSPVRKLISMDGDQLIELQYESFDSETNQRNYDSLFKCVTGSMFVNFNDAAINRILKFVYKFQKMKSYFDAVRQAAYSQVPTIETVKNMKLDVLIKSPIVQFPKERDVKLNLSDVIKFYLGELFIQNEFITDSNGSKLNRINAGLRDGQISSSLYLENGLTQELSLAEGMSVVFDIMHNTQKTDLNSAEFDVDGRVEELSLNVTELQLQYLYQIVDKVSRTFTVDDVEPVQISPQDLDLDINSPTPIKMPSESISNTPSDKVPPESGAKSCHLNLSSPGISLTLYDNTSQVTSIEESSITRVTFQDMACVYDVQSDGTSSGEAYIAAFKLEDTRETKDSKYTELIPKMSKEGNQFSAVLSRKWIESGLLTNLSVTINSPRFILAMDHMMALKRFFDIISAPKTSLETAENTKINPAPMVEMREEHTYRLFQYSLNVVDSAFLLLADPSDINTEAVVFSVGQFLFTEQNITTLSANNIGMFLSKMNTTEEHVIRLLDDFSTSVTIDKRNSTKERLLTDIRVSLEPIIMRISLRDIRLAMLIFNHAVSLWNEYNKSLGPGDEDDQKPKRPAMFSKEFERKLMKYAPTLNTIESVESDQISAYANDPDIRLKGETLTADFGGFRMILLGDVHEMPILDTNINSFTLGAKDWSTELDGMTTMETSVNIFNYSRSSWEPLIEPTNISFHLSKGWNANSTIVLDAITREVTEITLSSRSIAALSNIPGSLNSELRLTPRGSKKPYMLVNDVGFDLLVWIKTEDEEERKNLTTLKNGESLPWEFEDWMSIRQRLGTDNKKSILNVAVANEAYSTVLTIDATGEGEDLYVLKPAVNHVHRRVVCDLKCSEDNVKVITFRSTLLLENATCTRLQIKVDSPECTSPTFLTIEPSSSHSIPVEYAYSCKLFFRPSIEPDYGWSEEGVSWTELLTKPVSLECVSGSSSLRKFYLELNGKYDSNEPLAKIFPHMKIIISPSLIIENMLPFDMNYSIVSKRADMKNFSLLKKADKVSVHSVSLDEFLLLSVQPHIEGCDKSKPSIVNTPKKTSLQPENILAVDIGNGQRLTLMIKYQSIEGSRAKVLKIYSPYIILNGTDRDLYIEGANFNVAHSKVLIQEKDETKKYTQPLMFSFNSSHSSSNRARIKFKDTDWSVPLSFDAIGQSFDGTLNDLNKSRESNVGINISEGLGKYYLSKIINIKPRYMVQNDLDFAIDICELGSSDNIRLGPGSMLPLYNLRNVLNKQLMIKTLGFDAEWSAPFFMKDIGLTYLKLLTEEGTHMLLKLEIVLQEATVFVKVTSGDEIWPYSIRNFSDYEFIFYQRDVKLVDEHYDDSNASDALKEVEFKPLYYRVPPRSVMPYAWDYPTARQKKLILTSGGRKREIQLAEIGNLKPMRIPSSSMDADGKPSVVDLNVVADGPTQALMITNYDPQLSLYKLKKKGGSVNMRSSASLQTTMDAFETEEANSEDEKLFTKVVVSFKGLGISLITADLKEIMYVNVGGIEVRYNDSELYKTVSWKVKWFQIDNQLYDALYQNILYPATIPNTTKDLENHPVVSGSVSRVKDDSYGVPYFKHLTFLLQEFAIQLDEQFIYALINYLKFPGASWNNKDAGDSSICDTVTLPHIKEVSFANDVYFEVFHLQPTLLHLSFMRSDQIDAESKIETPEITNALTSMFFLNVLTMTVGNVNDAPIKLNSLLLDNVRVPMPLLYENIKTHYAQQFFYQIHMILGSADFLGNPVGLFNTISSGVWDLFYEPYQGYTLNDRPQEIGIHIAKGGLSFAKKTVFGISDSMAKLTGSVAKGLSVTQDAQFQEARRLQQRKARAGGGGGAAVAPGAGSLGPANGVFGNTATSFVNTIGSGLSGLALDPIRGSRQEGTAGFFKGVGRGIVGLPLKTAIGILDLTNNISQGVKSTATGTGPGGGPVGGVGNGRARLPRFVDPHEQIIVPYDLRAAQGQYWLKTSSGGLYLGDHYLAHTVLPGAELCVVISLERIAEVNIAQQDVVWGVAYPAVQAITAEDGGLRLRLKTQSEYFIPVSDPRERRALYGHVRVAVLRFNRLCEAVL